Proteins co-encoded in one Halorussus salinus genomic window:
- a CDS encoding dipeptidase, whose protein sequence is MTDADLRLFDGHNDTLLDLADETGSGRAFLDRSDEGHLDLPRSREANLGGGFFAVFVPNEEYEYERRETDAGYEMDLPPAVSHERAKSFTYDALARLHRIAADSDGAVRVVGEYDALEATLLDSDALAAVPHLEGAQAVAPDLSNLDLLYAAGVRSIGPVWSRPNAFGHGVRSAFPGTPDTGPGLTTAGRDLVRACNDRGMLVDLAHATAAGFEEVADLSTDPLVVSHGGVHEVCPASRNLTDRQLDALADSGGLLGVTFARSHLRPDGDNDPDSPTPISTLVDHVEYVADRVGVEHVALGSDFDGATVVESVGDATGLPAVIRALRDRGFGDEEVQAIARDNWLRVIRETWR, encoded by the coding sequence ATGACCGACGCCGATTTGCGACTGTTCGACGGCCACAACGACACCCTGCTGGACCTCGCCGACGAGACCGGTTCCGGACGCGCGTTTCTCGACCGGAGCGACGAGGGCCACCTCGATTTGCCGCGAAGCCGCGAGGCGAACCTCGGCGGTGGCTTCTTCGCCGTCTTCGTCCCGAACGAGGAGTACGAGTACGAGCGCCGCGAGACCGACGCGGGCTACGAGATGGACCTGCCGCCAGCCGTGAGCCACGAGCGCGCAAAGTCGTTCACCTACGACGCGCTGGCGCGCCTCCACCGCATCGCGGCCGACTCGGACGGCGCGGTCCGGGTCGTCGGCGAGTACGACGCCCTCGAAGCGACGCTCCTCGATTCGGACGCGCTCGCCGCCGTGCCGCACCTCGAAGGTGCCCAAGCAGTCGCGCCGGACCTGTCGAACCTCGACCTCCTCTACGCCGCGGGCGTGCGCTCCATCGGCCCGGTCTGGAGCCGCCCCAACGCGTTCGGCCACGGCGTCCGGTCGGCGTTCCCCGGCACGCCCGACACCGGGCCGGGACTCACCACGGCGGGGAGGGACCTCGTCCGCGCATGTAACGACCGGGGGATGCTGGTGGACCTCGCGCACGCGACCGCCGCCGGATTCGAGGAGGTCGCCGACCTCTCGACGGACCCGCTGGTCGTCAGCCACGGCGGCGTCCACGAGGTCTGTCCGGCGAGCCGAAACCTGACCGACCGGCAACTCGACGCCCTCGCGGACTCGGGCGGTCTCCTCGGCGTCACCTTCGCGAGGAGCCACCTCCGGCCGGACGGCGACAACGACCCCGATTCCCCCACGCCGATTTCGACGCTCGTGGACCACGTCGAGTACGTCGCCGACAGAGTGGGCGTCGAACACGTCGCGCTCGGGTCGGACTTCGACGGCGCGACCGTCGTCGAGTCGGTGGGCGACGCGACCGGGCTTCCGGCCGTGATTCGGGCGCTTCGGGACCGAGGGTTCGGCGACGAGGAGGTCCAAGCTATCGCGCGGGACAACTGGCTTCGGGTGATTCGAGAGACGTGGAGGTAA
- a CDS encoding NAD(P)/FAD-dependent oxidoreductase, with protein sequence MKRVDVAIVGGGPAGTSAARAAAEQGADALLVEKGVPRADREELGPDSTDAAGMLDYWVDILDVSFDEIPDRVVLRELERTEFFGPTEAAVMEETGIESSYDGFGFTFHRARMDDWLRDRAERAGAEYRVGLGVTDVTTDLSGSPTHTLHLSDGEEVVADYLVLADGPQRQVTMRALDRFSPDDRPISDVMAPNEANHIAYQEYREFPEELFDPSSLKFWWGVMPGETAYPWIFPNDGTVARVGLTMPIGMDLADVANPEKYDLLRPEDDAIPRPAEYIERLLDRQFGDEYDLADFPLVTDRGKSEGTETYPISSTRPIESPTAANIAVAGGAMGTTSAFHEGGYHVAARTGQIAGELAGKGRLDGYNDRWKDAIGDEIVRNVTFADIVADYGPDDWDKAFSAASDILAGKDESGLLKYKLRSGLTGAKIVTKYKTAKRKFKNGKYVQFREDEYTV encoded by the coding sequence ATGAAGCGAGTCGACGTTGCTATCGTCGGCGGGGGTCCCGCCGGAACGTCCGCCGCCCGTGCGGCCGCCGAGCAAGGAGCCGACGCCCTCCTCGTCGAGAAGGGCGTGCCGCGCGCCGACCGCGAGGAGTTGGGACCGGACTCGACCGACGCCGCCGGGATGCTCGACTACTGGGTGGACATTTTGGACGTGTCGTTCGACGAGATTCCCGACCGCGTCGTCCTCCGGGAACTGGAGCGGACCGAGTTCTTCGGTCCGACCGAGGCCGCCGTCATGGAGGAAACGGGCATCGAGTCCTCGTACGACGGGTTCGGGTTCACCTTCCACCGCGCCCGGATGGACGACTGGCTCCGCGACCGGGCGGAGCGCGCCGGTGCGGAGTACCGCGTCGGCCTCGGCGTGACCGACGTGACGACCGACCTCTCGGGGTCGCCGACCCACACCCTCCACTTATCCGACGGCGAGGAGGTCGTCGCCGACTACCTCGTGTTGGCCGACGGTCCCCAGCGACAGGTCACGATGCGGGCGCTCGACCGGTTCTCGCCCGACGACCGCCCTATCTCGGACGTGATGGCCCCCAACGAGGCCAACCACATCGCGTATCAGGAGTACCGGGAGTTCCCCGAGGAGCTGTTCGACCCGAGTTCGCTCAAGTTCTGGTGGGGCGTGATGCCCGGCGAGACCGCGTACCCGTGGATTTTCCCGAACGACGGCACGGTCGCGCGCGTCGGCCTGACGATGCCTATCGGGATGGACTTGGCCGACGTGGCGAACCCCGAGAAGTACGACCTCCTGAGGCCGGAGGACGACGCGATTCCCCGTCCCGCCGAGTACATCGAGCGACTCCTCGACCGCCAGTTCGGCGACGAGTACGACCTCGCGGACTTCCCGCTGGTCACCGACCGGGGCAAGAGCGAGGGGACCGAGACGTATCCCATCTCCTCGACCCGGCCCATCGAGTCGCCGACTGCCGCGAACATCGCCGTCGCGGGCGGCGCGATGGGCACGACCTCGGCGTTCCACGAGGGCGGCTACCACGTCGCGGCCCGGACCGGCCAAATCGCGGGCGAACTCGCGGGCAAGGGACGCCTCGACGGCTATAACGACCGCTGGAAGGACGCCATCGGCGACGAAATCGTCCGGAACGTCACCTTCGCCGACATCGTGGCCGACTACGGTCCCGACGACTGGGACAAGGCGTTCTCGGCCGCGAGCGACATTCTGGCCGGGAAAGACGAGAGCGGCCTGCTGAAGTACAAGCTCAGGTCGGGACTCACGGGCGCGAAGATAGTCACGAAGTACAAGACCGCCAAGCGGAAGTTCAAGAACGGCAAGTACGTCCAGTTCCGCGAAGACGAGTACACGGTCTGA
- a CDS encoding AbrB/MazE/SpoVT family DNA-binding domain-containing protein yields MSTETDGQGRIYLPKAVREKYGDKYHIVEYDDRIELVPVADDPLAAVREAAGELRDSSVEEIRDDIEAEANADAEIGDAEERDAER; encoded by the coding sequence ATGTCGACGGAGACCGACGGACAAGGCCGCATCTACCTGCCGAAAGCGGTCCGCGAGAAGTACGGAGACAAGTACCACATCGTGGAGTACGACGACAGAATCGAACTCGTGCCGGTCGCCGACGACCCGCTGGCCGCGGTCCGGGAGGCGGCGGGCGAACTCCGCGACTCGTCGGTCGAGGAGATTCGCGACGACATCGAAGCCGAGGCGAACGCCGACGCCGAAATCGGAGACGCCGAGGAGAGGGACGCCGAACGATGA